The genome window CGAAGGACGGGCGCACCGTGCTGATGAGTCCGATCATGGTCGCGGCCGCGGCGGTGACCGGCGAGGTCACCGACGTCCGCGAGATGGAGGAGGTGGCGACCGTATGAGCTCGCCCGAGTTCAGCGACGGCGAGGCGCCGGCGGAGAAGGTCACCGAGGTCTCCGGCACCGGGATCCCGGTCCGGGGCAACGACATCGACACCGACCAGATCATCCCGGCGCGGTTCATGAAGGTCGTCACCTTCGACGGGCTGGGCCAGTTCTCCTTCTTCGACCAGCGGTTCGACGACGAGGACAACGAGAAGGACCACCCGTTCAACGAGGAGAAGTACAGGGGCGCGAACGTCCTGGTCGTCAACGCCAACTTCGGCTGCGGCTCCTCGCGCGAGCACGCCCCGCAGGCGCTGATGCGCTGGGGGATCGACGCCGTCGTCGGCGAGTCGTTCGCGGAGATCTTCGCGGGCAACTGCCTCGCGCTCGGGGTTCCGACGGTCACGGC of Halorubrum trapanicum contains these proteins:
- the leuD gene encoding 3-isopropylmalate dehydratase small subunit, with the protein product MSSPEFSDGEAPAEKVTEVSGTGIPVRGNDIDTDQIIPARFMKVVTFDGLGQFSFFDQRFDDEDNEKDHPFNEEKYRGANVLVVNANFGCGSSREHAPQALMRWGIDAVVGESFAEIFAGNCLALGVPTVTADQEDIEALQDYVEANPDAEVDIDVAEETVTYGDTVIDAEVHDAQRKALVEGVWDTTALMGANAGAVRETARSLPYVPDEHVSEPAAGDGA